In Candidatus Roseilinea sp., one DNA window encodes the following:
- the ssl2 gene encoding helicase produces MHNYRPENPLIVQSDRSVLLEVDNPRYTEARDALARFAELEKSPEYVHTYRISPLSLWNAAAAGLSADAILADLEKYSKYPLPENIKVDIRDAVGRYGRIKLTLEDGRMLVSADDAVLGEELARHRSFVPLVKARLSQTIFEIDPAQRGHVKRVLLQIGYPAEDLAGYVDGTPLHFDLRQITLAGQPFELRHYQADAAEVYWAQGSAAGGSGVVVLPCGAGKTIVGIAAMHKAQCATLILTPNTVAVRQWIREILDKTTLTEDQIGEYSGLKKDVRPVTICTYQVLTYHPRKREVGDGKGEPSITSDSTPPNVKSSKRLPKISEYPHMALFNSMDWGLIIYDEVHLLPAPVFRMTAEIQARRRLGLTATLVREDGLEGDVFSLVGPKKYDVPWKDLERQGWIATAECHEIRVSLADEDRMEYAITGHDQKYHFAAANPRKLQIVSMLMAKHKDDDVLIIGQYIPQLEQIARRLDAPLITGETPVRQREKLFQQFRAGQIRRLVLSKVGNFSIDLPDANVLIQVSGMFGSRQEEAQRLGRVLRPKQNGLLAHFYTIVTRDTLDQEYAAKRQLFLTEQGYHYDILYEEEVPGFTPALMAVNAAQVRRTTSALE; encoded by the coding sequence ATGCACAACTATAGGCCGGAGAACCCGCTCATCGTGCAAAGCGACCGCTCGGTGCTGCTGGAGGTGGACAACCCGCGCTACACCGAGGCGCGCGACGCGCTGGCACGCTTCGCCGAACTCGAGAAGAGCCCCGAGTACGTGCACACCTATCGCATCTCGCCGCTGTCGCTGTGGAATGCTGCGGCCGCCGGCCTGAGCGCCGACGCGATTCTGGCCGACCTGGAGAAATACTCGAAATATCCGCTGCCGGAGAACATCAAGGTAGACATTCGCGATGCCGTCGGCCGTTACGGGCGGATCAAACTGACGCTGGAAGACGGGCGGATGCTGGTCAGTGCCGACGACGCGGTGCTGGGCGAAGAACTCGCCCGTCACCGGTCGTTCGTGCCGCTGGTGAAAGCGCGCCTGAGCCAGACCATCTTCGAGATAGACCCGGCGCAGCGTGGCCACGTCAAGCGCGTGCTGCTGCAGATCGGCTATCCGGCCGAAGACCTGGCCGGCTATGTGGACGGCACGCCGCTGCACTTCGACCTGCGCCAGATCACGCTCGCCGGCCAACCGTTCGAGCTGCGCCACTATCAGGCCGACGCTGCCGAGGTCTACTGGGCGCAGGGCAGCGCCGCCGGCGGCAGCGGTGTGGTGGTGCTGCCCTGCGGCGCCGGCAAGACGATCGTCGGCATTGCCGCCATGCACAAGGCACAGTGCGCCACCCTCATCCTCACACCCAACACCGTCGCCGTCCGGCAGTGGATTCGCGAGATCCTCGACAAGACCACGCTCACCGAAGATCAGATCGGCGAATACAGCGGGCTAAAGAAGGACGTCCGGCCGGTGACGATTTGCACGTATCAGGTGTTGACGTATCACCCTCGGAAGAGGGAAGTCGGGGATGGAAAGGGTGAGCCTTCTATCACCTCCGACTCCACGCCGCCCAACGTCAAATCGTCCAAGCGCCTGCCCAAGATCAGCGAGTATCCGCACATGGCGCTGTTCAACAGCATGGACTGGGGGCTGATCATCTACGACGAGGTGCACTTGCTGCCGGCACCGGTCTTTCGCATGACCGCGGAAATCCAGGCGCGTCGTCGGCTGGGCCTGACCGCCACGCTGGTGCGCGAGGACGGCCTGGAGGGCGACGTGTTCTCGCTCGTCGGGCCGAAGAAGTACGACGTGCCATGGAAGGACTTGGAGCGCCAGGGCTGGATCGCTACCGCCGAATGCCATGAGATCCGCGTGTCGTTGGCCGACGAAGACCGCATGGAATACGCCATCACCGGCCACGATCAGAAATATCATTTCGCCGCGGCCAATCCGCGCAAGCTGCAGATCGTCTCGATGCTGATGGCTAAGCACAAGGACGACGACGTGCTGATCATCGGCCAGTACATTCCACAGTTGGAACAAATCGCTCGGCGACTCGACGCGCCACTGATCACCGGCGAAACGCCGGTGCGCCAGCGTGAAAAGTTGTTCCAGCAGTTCCGCGCGGGGCAGATCCGGCGACTGGTGTTGTCGAAGGTCGGCAACTTCTCGATTGACCTGCCGGACGCCAATGTGCTGATCCAGGTGAGCGGCATGTTCGGCAGCCGACAGGAGGAAGCGCAACGCCTGGGGCGCGTGTTGCGTCCCAAGCAGAACGGGCTGCTGGCACACTTCTACACCATCGTCACGCGCGACACGCTCGACCAGGAATATGCTGCCAAGCGCCAGCTCTTCCTCACCGAGCAGGGCTACCACTACGACATCCTCTACGAGGAAGAGGTGCCCGGCTTCACGCCGGCGCTGATGGCTGTGAACGCAGCACAAGTCCGACGCACCACCAGCGCACTCGAATAA
- a CDS encoding beta-mannosidase, which yields MKHALTWIVGPTDGPYHIPSAFVPATVPGAVQLDWARAHGWPQIEYDPDLSKYAWMEDAFWLYRTTLDGAPPPGQRLFFVCKGVDYRCEVRLEGRALHAQEGMFTPIELDITDFTRPGAMLEVLVFPAPKSHPAPADRTQANQSCKPAVAYGWDFHPRLIPLGIWDDAYLETRPATHIRVAELSYVLSDDLGRAELTLDVALSQRLGAGMRLRWRIIAPGGEIVHEQLAASNAATIQLKHEVHRPALWWPHDHGSQPRYTSVVELLAEDGEAIDRRQERFGFRRVRLVMHPTQWQEIAPHHFPKGRNTSPITLEVNGRRIFARGANWVTPSLFPGTLTEAHYCEQLALVKAAHLNIVRCWGGANIQKEAFFDLCDELGVMVWQEFPLACNRYEGTPDYLRVLDQESCAVIRRVRQHPSLVLWCGGNELFNDWSRMTDQDLALRLLNRNCYDLDPHTPFLMTSPAMGMAHGGYFFRDLNGVEVYRYFAESRATAYTEFGVPGPANVEVLQQIIPADELWPPRAGTQWETRHAFRAWMPDSWLDLPTLEDYFGTITDLESLVACAQWLQSEGLKAIYEEARRQKPACAMALCWVLNEPWPTAANNSLISWPARPKPALQAVAQACRPVLASARIPKFSWRAGEAFGVQLFMLNDSPEPLGPGCVDVWLETGEGRLEIGDWRFEGGVANTNVVGPARQIVLPAMQTERFTLVLHVAGKPEWSSRYDLLFRRA from the coding sequence ATGAAGCACGCATTGACCTGGATCGTCGGCCCGACCGACGGTCCTTATCACATCCCGTCAGCATTCGTCCCTGCGACCGTGCCCGGCGCCGTTCAGCTCGACTGGGCGCGCGCGCATGGCTGGCCGCAAATCGAATACGACCCCGACCTGAGCAAGTATGCCTGGATGGAAGACGCTTTCTGGCTCTATCGCACGACGCTCGATGGGGCGCCGCCGCCCGGTCAGCGCTTATTCTTCGTGTGCAAGGGCGTGGATTACCGGTGCGAGGTTCGGTTGGAGGGTCGCGCGCTGCATGCGCAGGAAGGCATGTTTACGCCGATCGAACTCGACATCACCGACTTCACGCGGCCCGGCGCGATGTTGGAGGTGTTGGTCTTCCCTGCGCCCAAGAGCCATCCTGCGCCGGCCGATCGCACCCAGGCCAACCAGAGTTGCAAGCCGGCCGTGGCCTATGGCTGGGACTTCCATCCGCGCCTGATCCCGCTGGGCATCTGGGATGACGCCTATCTGGAGACGCGGCCGGCGACGCATATCCGCGTCGCCGAACTGTCGTATGTGCTGAGCGACGACCTCGGCCGCGCCGAGCTCACGCTCGATGTCGCGCTCAGCCAGAGGCTCGGCGCCGGCATGCGCCTGCGCTGGCGGATCATCGCGCCGGGCGGCGAAATCGTGCATGAGCAACTTGCGGCGTCGAACGCAGCGACGATTCAGCTCAAGCACGAGGTGCATCGGCCGGCGCTGTGGTGGCCGCACGATCATGGCAGCCAGCCGCGTTACACCTCGGTCGTCGAGTTGCTGGCCGAGGATGGTGAAGCGATAGATCGCCGGCAGGAACGCTTCGGCTTTCGTCGCGTCCGCTTGGTGATGCATCCGACGCAATGGCAAGAGATCGCGCCGCACCACTTTCCGAAGGGTCGCAACACCTCGCCGATCACGCTGGAGGTCAACGGCCGGCGCATCTTTGCCCGCGGCGCAAACTGGGTGACGCCCTCGCTCTTCCCCGGCACGCTCACCGAAGCGCACTACTGTGAGCAGTTGGCGCTGGTGAAGGCAGCGCATTTGAACATCGTGCGATGCTGGGGCGGGGCGAACATCCAGAAGGAGGCGTTCTTCGATCTGTGCGACGAACTCGGCGTCATGGTGTGGCAGGAATTCCCGCTGGCGTGCAATCGCTACGAAGGCACGCCGGATTACCTGCGCGTGCTCGATCAGGAGTCGTGCGCAGTCATCCGGCGCGTCCGGCAGCATCCGTCGTTGGTGCTGTGGTGTGGTGGCAACGAGCTGTTCAACGACTGGTCGCGGATGACCGACCAAGACCTGGCGCTGCGCCTGCTGAACCGCAACTGCTACGACTTGGATCCGCACACGCCCTTCCTGATGACCTCGCCCGCGATGGGCATGGCCCACGGCGGCTATTTCTTCCGAGACCTCAACGGCGTCGAGGTGTATCGGTATTTCGCCGAGTCGCGCGCCACGGCCTACACCGAGTTCGGCGTGCCGGGGCCGGCCAATGTCGAGGTGCTGCAGCAGATCATCCCTGCCGACGAGCTGTGGCCACCACGCGCGGGCACGCAATGGGAGACGCGTCACGCCTTTCGCGCTTGGATGCCAGATTCCTGGCTCGACCTGCCTACGCTCGAAGACTATTTCGGCACGATCACCGATCTCGAATCGCTCGTCGCTTGTGCGCAGTGGCTGCAGAGCGAAGGGTTGAAAGCGATCTACGAAGAGGCACGCCGGCAGAAGCCCGCCTGCGCCATGGCGCTGTGTTGGGTGTTGAACGAGCCGTGGCCAACCGCCGCCAACAACAGCTTGATCTCTTGGCCGGCGCGACCGAAGCCGGCACTGCAGGCGGTGGCGCAGGCGTGCCGGCCGGTGCTGGCCAGTGCGCGCATCCCCAAATTCAGCTGGCGTGCCGGTGAAGCCTTCGGTGTTCAGCTCTTCATGCTCAACGATTCGCCCGAGCCGTTGGGGCCTGGGTGCGTGGATGTATGGTTGGAAACAGGGGAGGGGAGATTAGAGATCGGGGATTGGAGATTCGAGGGGGGTGTGGCGAATACGAACGTCGTCGGGCCGGCACGACAAATCGTGTTGCCGGCGATGCAGACGGAGCGATTCACACTGGTCTTGCACGTGGCCGGCAAGCCGGAGTGGAGTTCGCGCTACGACCTGCTCTTTCGTCGAGCGTGA
- a CDS encoding mandelate racemase — translation MDIVDIRAIPLAGKTPDGGWTHDFDPDNNLHTLIEVVTDELIGGRPLTGIGSVYTSGALVEGALKLLRPWCIGHSAIEPERVSETLRQMAFWQGRGGAVEHAISGIDIALWDILGKVTGQPVARLLGGYYRYKIKPYGSILFDDPPRLRETLQQTTARGFKAIKMGWRPFGRVSRQLDERLVKTARETVGPEVELMVDAGGSEQFWPHGYKWAIETARMLKDYDVTWFEEALPPDDLEGYIKLREHSPVPISSGEVLTRRQTFMPWIARGAVDIIQPDCTKCGGLSEARRIAWTAYDHNVLWVPHGWNTAVGLAADLALAAATPVARWVEYITPSPYIEEIVAAPFKLDEDGLLDIPTAPGLGIELDPDGLAKYSNVRLTGS, via the coding sequence ATGGACATCGTTGACATCCGCGCTATTCCGCTCGCCGGCAAGACGCCCGACGGCGGTTGGACGCACGACTTCGACCCCGACAACAACCTGCACACGCTCATCGAGGTTGTCACCGACGAGCTCATCGGCGGCCGGCCGCTCACCGGCATCGGCAGCGTATATACCAGCGGCGCGCTGGTCGAGGGCGCGCTCAAGCTACTGCGGCCGTGGTGCATCGGCCATAGCGCGATCGAGCCGGAGCGGGTGAGCGAGACGTTGCGCCAGATGGCCTTCTGGCAAGGGCGCGGCGGCGCAGTCGAACACGCTATCAGCGGCATAGACATCGCGCTGTGGGACATTCTGGGCAAGGTCACCGGTCAGCCCGTGGCGCGCCTCCTGGGTGGCTACTATCGTTACAAGATCAAGCCCTACGGCTCCATCCTGTTCGACGATCCGCCGCGTTTGCGCGAGACGTTGCAGCAGACGACGGCACGTGGTTTCAAGGCGATCAAGATGGGCTGGCGACCGTTCGGGCGCGTCAGCCGACAACTCGACGAGCGACTGGTCAAGACGGCGCGCGAGACGGTCGGCCCGGAGGTGGAGCTGATGGTGGATGCGGGCGGCAGCGAGCAGTTCTGGCCGCACGGCTACAAATGGGCGATCGAGACGGCGCGCATGCTAAAAGACTACGACGTGACCTGGTTCGAGGAGGCGCTACCGCCGGACGACCTCGAGGGCTACATCAAGCTTCGCGAACATTCGCCGGTGCCGATCAGCAGTGGCGAAGTGCTGACGCGCCGGCAGACGTTCATGCCGTGGATCGCGCGGGGCGCCGTGGACATCATCCAGCCGGACTGCACCAAATGCGGTGGGCTGAGCGAGGCGCGGCGGATCGCTTGGACGGCGTATGACCATAACGTGCTGTGGGTGCCGCACGGGTGGAACACGGCCGTCGGCCTAGCCGCCGACCTGGCACTGGCGGCGGCGACGCCGGTGGCGCGCTGGGTAGAGTACATCACACCTTCGCCCTACATCGAGGAGATCGTCGCTGCGCCATTCAAGCTCGACGAAGATGGGCTGCTCGACATCCCGACTGCACCCGGCCTCGGCATCGAACTCGATCCCGATGGCCTGGCGAAGTACTCGAACGTCCGCTTGACGGGTTCGTGA